In Silene latifolia isolate original U9 population chromosome X, ASM4854445v1, whole genome shotgun sequence, the following proteins share a genomic window:
- the LOC141619004 gene encoding uncharacterized protein LOC141619004: MEIPHPETEKEIRGFLGRVQYISRFVAKLTIICEPIFKKLKVREHIMWDDRYTAMGAMLAETVDKEERVIYCISKKFLDNEVKYTPLEKTCLAVVWATKKLRHYMLSYSVSVYSKMDPIKYLFEKPVLNGRMSRCTLMLSEFDLKYLPLKVIKGRAVADFLADNAIEETEVVDTWSFPDEDVVHVENDVWDLYFNGASNYMGYGVGILLISPTGEHVPVSIQLDFNVTNAAEYEACWLGLPSALDLGVKKFFVHGDSSLVTNQVRGSSKNWKNCMPICVKRRLSPAYVNAIDDAEEGEIEPLYKAILKFKETGEYPPDLDMGGKRALRILSTQFIRTGDRQL; encoded by the exons ATGGAAATTCCCCATCCCGAGaccgagaaagaaattcgaggtttTCTGGGAAGAGTTCAATACATAAGCCGTTTCGTCGCGAAATTAACGATTATTTGTGAGCCGATCTTTAAGAAACTGAAGGTCAGAGAACACATTATGTGGGATGACCGGT ATACAGCAATGGGGGCTATGTTAGCCGAAACAgttgacaaagaagaaagagttatttACTGCATCAGTAAAAAGTTCTTAGACAATGAAGTAAAGTATACACCTCTTGAAAAGACGTGTTTGGCCGTAGTCTGGGCGACGAAGAAATTaagacattacatgcttagctacagtGTGAGTgtctactccaaaatggatccgatcaagtacttgtttgaaaaaccagtgcTAAATGGAAGAATGTCGAGATGCACCCTCATGttatcagagttcgatctcaagtatttACCTTTGAAGGTgatcaagggaagggcggttgccgATTTCCTCGCCGACAATGCAATCGAAGAAACAGAAGTTGttgacacttggtcatttcccgacgaagaCGTGGTTCACGtcgagaatgacgtatgggatttATATTTTAATGGAGCATCAAACTATATGGGATATGGAGTGGGCATTCTCCTTATCTCACCAACAGGTGAACACGTGCCCGTATCCATCCAACTGGATTTCAATGTCACgaacgccgctgaatatgaagcatgttggCTTGGTTTACCCAGTGCTCTTGACTTGGGTGTGAAGAAATTTTTCGTACATGGAGACTCATCCCTTGTGACCAATCAAGTGCGCGGATCATCGAAGAATTGGAAAA ACTGTATGCCAATATGTGTCAAACGAAGATTGTCACCTGCCTATGTGAATGCAATCGATGATGCCGAGGAAGGTGAAATCGAACCCTTGTATAAAGCCATTTTGAAATTCAAGGAAACAGGAGAGTATCCTCCCGACCTTGACATGGGTGGGAAGCGCGCTCTGCGAATATTATCCACCCAATTCATCAGGACCGGTGATAGACAATTGTAA